In Prunus dulcis chromosome 1, ALMONDv2, whole genome shotgun sequence, the following are encoded in one genomic region:
- the LOC117614553 gene encoding uncharacterized protein LOC117614553, translated as MDAASLAAASATTMKAVNFFATPITQRIATHPTTLTSPIPHTKPNVHALCLPNSNPRSRAISLITRCSIKPDTDTTDNEKEQNSTVEPNLNSEPTNPSTPFSNDALSSPISTSFSSSNTKGLVLGLGFENSWDSAEVGSPVVKRFLGDEEERWYMWYYGKSSSNPNPGSDSIGLAVSSNGVHWERGVGQVQSSQDVGAVINCGKDWWAFDTQSIRPSEVVVMSSSKVRASSAVYWLYYTGYSAEEAENIYNHSQEINLENPERFLLDKNGGIGKIFKSLPGLAISQDGRHWARIEGEHHSGALFDVGLQGEWDSSFIAAPHVVFHESGDLRMYYHSFDLEMGNYSIGMARSRDGIKWVKLGKIIGGGRSGYFDELGAMNPCVVRNRKDGEYLMAYEGVGGDGGRSIGLAVSPDGLKDWTRLKDDEVVLKASEDCGWDTKGVGSPCLVQMDGEEDEWRLYYRGVGIEGRTGIGMAVSQGSDVTRFRRCAGFHL; from the coding sequence ATGGATGCAGCATCACTAGCAGCAGCTTCTGCTACAACAATGAAAGCCGTTAACTTTTTTGCAACTCCAATTACCCAAAGAATAGCTACCCACCCGACTACATTAACCTCTCCAATTCCTCACACTAAACCAAACGTACACGCTCTCTGTCTCCCAAACTCTAACCCTAGAAGCAGAGCCATTTCTCTGATAACTCGATGCTCCATAAAGCCAGACACCGACACAACTGACAACGAGAAAGAACAGAATTCGACCGTTGAACCCAATTTAAATTCAGAACCGACAAACCCATCAACGCCCTTTTCAAATGATGCACTCTCTTCTCCTATATCAacctcattttcttcttctaatacCAAAGGATTGGTGTTGGGTTTGGGCTTTGAAAATTCATGGGACAGTGCAGAAGTTGGGTCACCAGTTGTGAAGAGGTTCCTGGGTGACGAGGAAGAGAGATGGTACATGTGGTACTATGGGAAGTCCAGTTCAAATCCAAACCCAGGTTCGGATTCGATTGGATTAGCAGTTTCAAGCAATGGGGTTCATTGGGAACGAGGAGTTGGACAAGTTCAATCGAGCCAGGATGTGGGTGCGGTGATCAATTGCGGCAAAGATTGGTGGGCATTTGATACTCAGAGCATTAGGCCTTCTGAGGTAGTGGTCATGTCCAGTTCAAAGGTCAGAGCTTCCAGTGCTGTTTATTGGCTCTATTACACTGGCTACAGTGCTGAGGAGGCAGAGAATATTTATAATCATTCTCAAGAAATCAATTTGGAGAACCCAGAAAGGTTCCTTCTTGATAAAAATGGTGGGATTGGGAAGATTTTCAAGTCTTTGCCTGGTTTGGCAATTAGTCAAGATGGGAGGCATTGGGCTAGAATTGAAGGGGAGCATCACAGTGGGGCTCTGTTTGATGTGGGGTTGCAAGGAGAGTGGGATTCTTCATTCATTGCTGCACCTCATGTTGTTTTCCATGAAAGTGGTGATCTTAGAATGTATTACCATTCATTTGATTTGGAGATGGGAAACTACTCAATTGGGATGGCAAGATCAAGGGATGGGATTAAGTGGGTGAAATTGGGGAAAATAATAGGGGGAGGAAGAAGTGGTTACTTTGATGAGTTGGGAGCAATGAATCCATGTGTAGTGAGGAACAGGAAAGATGGGGAGTATTTGATGGCATATGAAGGtgttggtggtgatggtgggaGGAGCATTGGTTTGGCTGTGTCCCCAGATGGGTTGAAGGATTGGACAAGGCTGAAGGATGATGAGGTGGTTTTGAAGGCCTCTGAGGATTGTGGATGGGATACCAAAGGGGTTGGATCTCCATGTTTGGTTCAGATGGATGGGGAAGAAGATGAGTGGAGGTTGTATTATAGAGGTGTTGGGATTGAGGGAAGGACTGGGATTGGAATGGCAGTTTCACAAGGGAGTGATGTTACAAGGTTTAGGAGATGCGCAGGATTTCatttataa
- the LOC117613263 gene encoding peptidyl-prolyl cis-trans isomerase NIMA-interacting 4 has product MGKDAKAGGKGKGKQAAGGSDEAGSKGKGKSGKSSDGLGTCTYVKARHVLCEKQGKINEAYKKLQDGWLENGDKVPPAEFAKVAAEYSECPSGKKGGDLGWFPRGKMAGPFQEVAFATPIGATSAPFKSTHGYHIILCEGRKN; this is encoded by the exons ATGGGGAAGGACGCGAAGGCAGGAGGCAAAGGGAAGGGAAAGCAAGCGGCGGGTGGCAGCGACGAGGCTGGCTCTAAAGGAAAGGGAAAATCTGGGAAGTCTTCTGATGGGCTGGGCACTTGCACTTACGTGAAAGCAAGGCACGTACTTTGTGAAAAGCAAGGGAAAATCAACGAAGCCTACAAGAAGTTGCAGGATGGTTGGCTTGAAAATGGCGACAAAGTGCCTCCTGCTGAGTTCGCGAAGGTAGCAGCCGAGTACTCGGAGTGCCCATCTGGGAAGAAAGGTGGCGATCTTGGGTGGTTCCCTCGTGGCAAGATGGCAGGCCCTTTTCAAGAGGTGGCTTTTGCTACCCCAATTGGGGCTACCAGTGCGCCTTTCAAATCCAC GCATGGCTACCATATTATCTTGTGCGAAGGCAGAAAGAATTAA
- the LOC117615087 gene encoding galactoside 2-alpha-L-fucosyltransferase-like, whose translation MDLSVSRSRRRISPYNTILATLVAPLKSGLITTMNLMKILAALLVSLPVLVTLSLVLRSPPPDRIKGFADARVIQRLTPNDTSSSNSEDGFSDHTQMPKDTLHDGLIASGFDEGSCLSRYQSNLYRKISPHKPSSYLLSRLRNYEHLHKKCGPHTKSYKTAMARLKSSDQGNSSVGGSSECKYVVWISYSGLGNKILTITSAFLYALLTNRVLLVDPGKDMADLFCEPFPENSWLLSKDFSIKEKFNKFDQKSPHCYGNMLKNKKNTSSEFVPLFLYLHLAHDYDEQDKLFFCDEYQSLTGKVPWLIMRTDNYFVPSLFLMPSFEQELEKLFPEKETVFHHLGRYLFHPSNHVWGLITRYYQAHLAKADERIGIQVRTFESGPSPRQHVMNQIYACVFKEKLLPQVDKQKPVVTAPSGIPKLKSVLITSLTSGYSENMRNMYWEHPTVNGDLIGVFQPSHEGHQQTDKNLHDRKAWAEMYLLSLCDVLVTSAWSTFGYVAQGLGGLKPWILYKPENQTMPNPPCHQVMSMEPCFHAPPFYDCKAKRGVDTGALVPHVRHCEDMSWGLKIVGSHESHDQL comes from the exons ATGGATCTGAGTGTATCCAGGAGCAGGAGGCGAATATCACCGTATAATACCATCTTAGCCACTCTGGTCGCCCCATTGAAATCCGGGCTAATTACTACAATGAATTTGATGAAGATATTGGCGGCTCTTTTGGTCTCTCTCCCTGTTCTGgtcactctctctctcgtccTTCGCAGCCCACCTCCCGATCGGATCAAAGGCTTCGCAGACGCCAGAGTTATACAAAGACTCACTCCTAACGACACCTCTTCATCCAACTCCG AAGATGGTTTCTCTGACCACACCCAGATGCCCAAAGACACGCTACACGATGGACTAATTGCTTCTGGGTTCGATGAAGGCTCTTGCCTGAGTAGGTACCAATCCAATTTATACCGAAAAATTTCACCCCACAAACCATCTTCTTATCTTCTCTCTAGACTACGAAATTATGAACATCTTCATAAAAAATGTGGACCCCATACCAAATCCTACAAAACAGCAATGGCACGACTCAAGTCTAGTGATCAGGGCAACAGTAGTGTTGGTGGTTCATCAGAGTGTAAGTATGTGGTTTGGATATCTTACAGTGGCTTGGGGAACAAGATACTGACCATAACCTCTGCTTTCCTCTATGCTCTGCTCACAAACAGAGTCCTACTTGTTGACCCTGGGAAGGACATGGCCGATCTCTTCTGTGAACCATTTCCTGAAAACTCATGGTTGCTCTCTAAAGACTTCtccattaaagaaaaattcaacaaatttgATCAGAAATCTCCTCATTGTTATGGGAACATgttgaaaaacaagaaaaacactTCATCAGAATTTGTGCCATTATTTCTCTATCTCCATCTGGCTCATGATTATGATGAGCAAGATAAGCTTTTTTTCTGCGATGAATATCAAAGTCTTACTGGGAAAGTCCCTTGGTTGATAATGAGAACAGATAACTACTTTGTCCCATCACTTTTCTTGATGCCCTCTTTTGAGCAAGAACTTGAAAAGCTGTTCCCAGAGAAGGAAACTGTTTTCCACCACCTGGGTAGGTATCTTTTCCACCCCTCAAATCATGTATGGGGGCTAATCACAAGGTACTATCAAGCTCACTTAGCAAAGGCAGATGAAAGGATTGGCATTCAAGTTAGAACTTTTGAGTCAGGCCCTAGCCCACGTCAGCATGTGATGAATCAAATTTATGCCTGTGTTTTCAAGGAGAAATTGCTGCCTCAAGTGGATAAGCAAAAACCCGTTGTCACAGCGCCATCGGGGATCCCAAAACTGAAATCGGTGCTAATTACATCTTTAACCTCAGGATACTCTGAGAATATGAGAAATATGTACTGGGAACACCCAACTGTGAATGGGGACTTAATTGGGGTTTTTCAGCCAAGCCATGAAGGGCATCAGCAGACAGATAAGAATCTGCATGACAGAAAAGCTTGGGCTGAAATGTATCTCCTGAGTTTGTGTGATGTGTTGGTCACAAGTGCATGGTCAACGTTCGGATATGTGGCTCAAGGTCTTGGTGGCCTGAAGCCATGGATTCTGTACAAGCCCGAAAATCAAACAATGCCTAATCCGCCTTGCCATCAGGTCATGTCGATGGAGCCTTGTTTCCATGCTCCCCCATTTTATGACTGCAAAGCAAAGAGAGGGGTTGATACAGGTGCGCTTGTACCTCATGTGAGACATTGCGAGGATATGAGCTGGGGCCTTAAGATAGTCGGGAGTCATGAATCTCATGATCAGTTGTAG
- the LOC117614611 gene encoding phosphate transporter PHO1 homolog 10-like codes for MKFGKEFKKKMVPEWAEAHMDYNGLKRILRELREYKQRKHSRDLLDHKIAAVGAPPPNRIISGIELQSSSLQNTNEDIEDQVIDVNTLHGDGCRQFYKTKFLRQSEEGGEIEVTFFKKLDEELNKVNTFYKDKVEEVKQEANHLDKQMEALVALRIKVKKPKQYGSNSKGHRNSAVPLTSNKSSAADASGNEPMGLTSESKQHQREPSPGPSEVNPTQIKNPGSDDREVLNIYDYREDPLEVLEHVKIKNTLESPISTIKGVFKDSREEELSFGKEELKRVEERLRAVFIQFYHKLQLLKHYSFMNLSAFSKIMKKYQKITSRGAARSYMLIVDNSYLGSSDEVTNLLERAEATFIQNFSNSNRREGMKSLRPKAKREKHAVTFFSGFFCGCSIALMVAIILRMEARKLMDKEKGAQYMKNIFPLYSLFGYITIHMLMYAADIYFWRRYRVNYAFIFGFKKGTELGYREVFLLSSGLAVLALGGLLANLHLDMDSSAEIYKTLTELVPLGLLILVLAITFCPFNIIYRSSRFFFIRCLFRCIGAPLYPETSPDFFLADQLTSQVQALRSFVLYICYYGLGEYSRRQSKCHSHGVYNTLYFIIVVIPFWMRFLKCIRRFCEEKDVKHMRNGLKYFSTIVAVIIRTAYELKKGKTSWMVLALICSAVATTMNMYWDIVIDWGLLRTKSKNKYLRDRLLVSHKIIYFAAMVLNVVLRLAWMQLVLEFKLTTVHKMTISTIIAFLEVIRRGIWSFFRLENEHLNNVGEYRAFKSVPLPFSYYDEDAEKDD; via the exons ATGAAATTCGGGAAAGAgttcaagaagaaaatggtgCCTGAGTGGGCAGAAGCCCACATGGATTATAATGGTCTCAAGAGGATACTAAGGGAGCTCAGAGAATACAAGCAGAGGAAGCACTCTAGAGACTTATTAGACCACAAAATTGCTGCTGTTGGTGCTCCTCCTCCTAACAGAATCATCAGTGGAATAGAGCTACAAAGTAGCAGTCTCCAGAACACTAATGAAGATATCGAGGACCAAGTGATAGATGTCAACACATTGCACGGAGATGGTTGCAGGCAGTTTTACAAGACCAAGTTCCTGAGGCAGTCTGAAGAGGGTGGAGAAATTGAGGTAACATTCTTCAAAAAACTCGACGAAGAGCTCAACAAGGTCAATACTTTTTACAAGGACAAGGTGGAGGAGGTGAAGCAAGAAGCAAATCATTTGGATAAACAAATGGAGGCTTTGGTTGCACTCAGGATTAAGGTgaagaagccaaaacaatATGGTTCTAATTCAAAGGGACATAGGAATTCTGCAGTGCCGCTGACAAGTAATAAGTCAAGTGCAGCTGACGCTTCAG GAAATGAGCCTATGGGTTTGACATCTGAAAGTAAGCAGCATCAGCGAGAACCGAGCCCCGGTCCTTCAGAAGTCAATccaacccaaataaaaaatcctgGTAGTGATGACAGAGAGGTGTTGAATATCTATGACTACAGAGAAGATCCTCTGGAGGTTCTTGAGCATGTGAAGATTAAGAATACACTTGAATCTCCAATATCAACCATAAAAGGTGTTTTTAAAGACTCCAGAGAAGAAGAGTTGAGCTTTGGTAAAGAGGAGCTGAAGAGAGTGGAAGAACGACTAAGAGCTGTGTTCATTCAATTTTACCATAAGCTTCAACTGCTTAAGCACTACAG TTTTATGAACCTCTCAGCATTTTCGAAGATTATGAAAAAGTATCAGAAG ATCACATCAAGGGGAGCAGCCAGATCATACATGCTAATAGTCGATAACTCCTACCTTGGCAGTTCTGATGAG GTTACAAACCTCCTGGAGAGGGCGGAGGCTACCTTCATACAAAacttttcaaactcaaatcgCAGGGAAGGTATGAAGTCATTGAgaccaaaagcaaaaagagaaaagcatGCCGTAACATTTTTCTCCG GTTTCTTTTGTGGTTGCTCAATTGCACTAATGGTTGCTATTATATTAAGAATGGAAGCTCGAAAACTAATGGATAAGGAGAAGGGTGcacaatatatgaaaaatattttcccACTCTACAG TTTATTTGGATACATCACTATACACATGCTCATGTATGCAGCAGATATATACTTCTGGAGGCGTTATCGAGTCAACTATGCCTTTATATTTGGTTTCAAGAAAGGAACTGAGTTGGGTTACCGAGAAGTTTTCCTCCTTAGCTCTGGTCTTGCAGTACTTGCATTGGGTGGTCTCCTGGCAAACTTACACTTGGACATGGACTCAAGTGCTGAAATATACAAGACACTCACTGAATTGGTTCCTTTGGGCTTACTTATT TTGGTCCTTGCCATCACCTTCTGCCCTTTCAACATCATATACCGTTCAAGTCGTTTCTTCTTCATTCGGTGCTTATTCCGCTGCATAGGTGCCCCTCTTTACCCG GAGACAAGTCCAGACTTTTTCTTGGCAGACCAGCTTACTAGCCAG GTGCAAGCCTTAAGGAGTTTTGTGTTATACATTTGCTACTACGGTTTGGGAGAATACTCAAGGAGGCAAAGCAAGTGCCATAGTCATGGTGTCTACAATactttatatttcattattgTTGTCATACCATTTTGGATGCGCTTCCTAAAG TGCATACGTCGATTTTGTGAAGAAAAGGATGTGAAGCACATGCGCAATGGTTTAAAATACTTCTCAACAATTGTTGCAGTTATTATAAGAACTGCTTATGAACTAAAAAAGGGAAAGACATCCTGGATGGTGTTGGCTTTGATATGCTCGGCTGTTGCAACAACAATGAATATGTATTGGGACATTGTAATAGACTGGGGCCTTCTGCgaacaaaatcaaagaacaAGTATTTGAGAGATAGACTTCTAGTTTCACACAAGATCATATACTTTGCAGCCATG GTCTTGAATGTAGTATTGCGACTTGCTTGGATGCAGTTGGTGTTGGAATTTAAACTGACTACCGTTCATAAAATGACAATATCAACCATCATCGCCTTCCTAGAGGTCATTCGTCGTGGCATCTGGAGCTTCTTCag ATTAGAGAACGAACACCTAAACAATGTAGGCGAGTACCGCGCTTTCAAGTCCGTCCCTCTTCCTTTCAGTTACTACGATGAGGACGCAGAAAAAGATGACTGA
- the LOC117617090 gene encoding uncharacterized protein LOC117617090 yields the protein MISTISGGPTVAGMSHRSMKQYVRAAQFSQVLGIEVNRHQEVPKVNWEPITFCQEEEEGILYPHDDPMIIRAEIADYDVGRVLIDTGSSVSVIFVEAFREMGISDNQVDRQLTPLLSFSGDLVQPIGSVRLPITFGTSPRRATTYDQFLIVDCPTAYNVIVGRTALTKIKAHLSPHMLLMKFPTPNGTGAIRGNQLSARTCYATALKATSFKLPDETMTVQGLPNGTGPVDDPRDESPTIHTHPAEELETITLSDEQPDRQVRIGTRLTANLRTQFIEFLRHHSEVFAWSYEDMPGIAPDVISHKLTISPAYKPVRQKRRSYDAERYEAMRTEVEKLQTIGFIREATYPVWLANSVMVRKSAGGWRMCQDYTDLNKACPKDSFPLPRIDQLVDATAGHELLSFMDAYSGYNQIFMHPPDSEHTAFITDKGLYCYNVMPFGLKNAGATYQRLVNKIFAGYIGNIMEVYVDDMLVKSRTAEDHLQNLSIMFGILKNYRMRLNPKKCAFGVSSGKFLGFMISQRGIEANPEKIKAIIDMERPRTMKDIQSLTGRVAALPRFISKATDKCVPFFKALKGGKRDITWTAECDNAFQALKNYMSKAPLLSKPLPGEILYLYLSVSGTAVSSVLIRKPEKAELPIFYVSKALQSAELRYPPLEQLALALVVSTRRLRPYFQAHGIKVLTNQPLRQVLQKPEISGRLIKWAIELGEFDIQFVPRPAEKGQAVADFISELTPSTAQPTPEAVTGIALPDAMDTERFDTTTPIWDLHVDGSANQQGCGAGLVLTTPDGLKIEDALRFDFRTSNNEAEYEALLAGLRLAKSMNAKQVRIHSDSQLVVNQVTADFAAKDASMHAYLSTAHQLLRSFQAYEIKQIPRGENSHADALARLASAINDKVGRKVPVEILAQPSTVTSEACAVRYEDTWMSPIYLYLTNGTLPEDKAQARKLKYRSARYTVINDVLYKRGYTTPYLKCLTAERGDYVLREIHNGVCGDHSGSRSLAYKVFRQGYFWPTMHQDANTLVRKCDKCQRFGNVPHIPAEPLTPIISPWPFAQWGLDLIGPMPQGKGQLDKAKGAWPEKLPEALWAIRTSYRTSTGETPFSLAFGSEAVVPVEIGEPSYRTETFAPKQNEEAMSLSLDLLEEHRAQANLRNEAYKQRVSRYYDSRVRPRSFRIGDWVMRKVSLATKDTTEGTLGPSWEGPYEIIGILRSGTYRLRGSNGKALGHPWNVEHLKYYYK from the exons atgataaGCACTATCAGCGGTGGCCCTACCGTTGCGGGCATGAGCCACCGTTCTATGAAACAGTATGTGCGTGCCGCACAGTTTTCTCAGGTGCTCGGAATAGAGGTGAATCGGCACCAGGAAGTACCCAAAGTGAATTGGGAGCCGATCACATTTtgccaagaggaagaagagggaatcctCTATCCCCACGACGACCCGATGATCATCCGAGCCGAGATTGCCGATTATGATGTAGGGCGAGTGCTGATCGATACTGGGAGTTCCGTGAGCGTGATCTTCGTTGAAGCTTTCAGAGAAATGGGAATCAGCGACAACCAAGTCGATCGGCAGTTGACGCCGCTGTTGAGCTTCTCTGGAGACTTGGTCCAGCCCATCGGTAGTGTCAGGCTGCCGATTACATTCGGCACTTCGCCAAGAAGGGCGACGACGTACGATCAATTCCTCATCGTCGATTGCCCGACGGCATACAACGTCATCGTTGGCCGAACGGCACTGACGAAGATCAAGGCGCACCTTTCACCTCACATGCTGTTGATGAAGTTCCCAACCCCGAACGGAACGGGGGCAATCCGGGGAAATCAATTGAGTGCGCGGACTTGCTACGCTACGGCCCTCAAGGCGACCTCGTTCAAACTCCCCGACGAGACCATGACTGTGCAAGGGTTGCCGAACGGTACGGGACCGGTTGACGATCCCCGAGATGAATCGCCCACCATTCACACGCACCCCGCCGAGGAACTGGAGACCATAACCTTGAGTGATGAGCAACCCGATCGACAAGTCCGGATCGGCACAAGACTCACTGCGAACCTCCGAACGCAATTCATAGAATTCTTGCGGCACCATTCGGAAGTATTCGCGTGGTCTTACGAGGACATGCCCGGCATCGCCCCGGACGTCATCAGCCATAAACTTACCATTTCCCCCGCTTATAAGCCCGTAAGGCAGAAGCGCCGTTCATACGACGCCGAACGGTACGAGGCGATGCGCACCGAAGTTGAAAAACTTCAGACCATCGGCTTCATCCGGGAGGCAACGTATCCGGTATGGTTGGCAAATTCCGTCATGGTAAGAAAGTCCGCGGGCGGGTGGCGAatgtgccaagactatacCGACCTGAACAAGGCTTGCCCGAAGGACAGCTTTCCGTTACCACGGATAGACCAGCTCGTGGACGCCACTGCCGGCCACGAACTGCTGAGCTTTATGGATGCCTATTCCGGCTACAAtcagatattcatgcaccctccCGATAGCGAACACACCGCATTCATAACGGACAAAGGGTTGTACTGTTataatgtcatgccgttcggtcTGAAGAACGCGGGGGCAACTTATCAAAGGCTCgtcaacaaaatcttcgccggttacatcggcaacatcatggaggtttACGTTGACGACATGCTGGTAAAAAGCAGAACCGCCGAAGACCACCTGCAGAACTTATCGATCATGTTCGGCATACTGAAAAATTACCGGATGAGGCTGAACCCGAAGAAATGCGCCTTCGGTGTATCTTCCGGGAAATTCCTCGGATTCATGATCAGTCAGAGGGGGATCGAGGCGAATCCCGAGAAAATAAAGGCAATTATCGATATGGAGAGGCCGAGGACGATGAAGGACATCCAGAGCCTTACCGGACGCGTGGCCGCCCTGCCCCGCTTCATATCGAAGGCTACCGATAAATGTGTACCGttcttcaaagccttgaaaggGGGCAAACGGGATATCACATGGACTGCCGAATGCGATAACGCATTTCAAGCCCTGaagaactacatgagcaaagCCCCCCTTTTGTCAAAACCGCTGCCTGGAGAAATTCTCTACCTATACCTTTCGGTATCAGGAACTGCCGTCAGCTCTGTATTAATTCGAAAACCGGAGAAGGCAGAACTACCAATTTTCTATGTCAGCAAGGCACTCCAAAGTGCGGAACTTCGGTATCCCCCACTAGAGCAGCTGGCTCTAGCCCTTGTTGTCTCGACACGAAGACTTCGGCCGTACTTCCAGGCGCATGGAATCAAAGTCTTGACCAACCAACCGCTCCGGCAAGTGCTCCAGAAACCAGAAATTTCTGGCCGATTGATCAAATGGGCAATCGAACTTGGAGAATTCGACATACAGTTCGTCCCGAGGCCAGCCGAAAAAGGCCAGGCTGTTGCCGATTTCATCTCCGAGCTCACCCCATCAACGGCACAGCCGACGCCCGAGGCAGTTACCGGGATCGCTCTGCCGGACGCAATGGACACCGAACGGTTTGACACCACAACTCCCATATGGGATTTGCACGTCGACGGCTCGGCAAACCAGCAAGGGTGCGGAGCAGGCTTGGTACTGACGACACCGGACGGACTGAAGATCGAGGACGCCCTCCGATTCGACTTCCGGACCTCCAACAACGAAGCGGAATATGAGGCACTCTTGGCCGGCCTTCGGTTAGCCAAGAGCATGAATGCAAAGCAAGTCCGAATTCACAGCGACTCCCAGCTCGTTGTGAACCAGGTAACGGCAGACTTCGCCGCCAAGGATGCCTCCATGCACGCCTACCTTTCAACCGCCCATCAGCTACTCCGAAGTTTCCAAGCATACGAGATCAAACAGATCCCCAGGGGCGAAAACAGCCATGCCGATGCTTTGGCAAGACTCGCTTCGGCGATAAACGACAAAGTCGGAAGAAAGGTACCGGTGGAGATCCTTGCCCAACCGAGCACGGTAACCTCCGAAGCGTGTGCCGTACGGTATGAGGATACATGGATGTCTCCCATCTACTTATACCTGACGAACGGCACCCTTCCTGAGGATAAAGCCCAGGCCCGGAAGCTGAAATACCGATCAGCAAGATACACAGTCATCAACGATGTACTCTACAAACGTGGCTACACCACCCCGTATCTGAAATGTCTCACGGCAGAACGTGGGGACTACGTCCTTCGGGAAATTCACAACGGTGTATGTGGCGACCATTCCGGGTCCCGATCCCTCGCCTACAAAGTCTTTCGGCAGGGATACTTTTGGCCAACCATGCATCAGGACGCCAATACACTGGTGAGGAAGTGCGACAAATGCCAACGCTTCGGTAACGTGCCACATATCCCTGCTGAACCTCTCACACCGATTATAAGTCCTTGGCCTTTCGCACAATGGGGACTGGACCTGATTGGCCCAATGCCGCAAGGCAAGGGGCAG CTAGACAAGGCCAAAGGAGCCTGGCCGGAAAAGCTTCCAGAGGCACTTTGGGCCATTCGGACGTCCTACCGAACGTCCACAGGAGAAACCCCTTTTTCCTTGGCCTTTGGTTCGGAAGCGGTGGTGCCTGTAGAAATCGGCGAGCCTTCCTACCGAACGGAAACCTTCGCGCCCAAGCAGAACGAGGAGGCCATGTCTCTTAGCCTTGACCTGCTCGAGGAACACCGAGCACAGGCCAACCTTCGGAATGAAGCCTACAAGCAGCGTGTGTCTCGGTATTACGACTCTAGGGTCCGACCCCGCTCTTTCCGAAtcggggactgggtcatgcgcaaggtatCGCTTGCAACGAAGGATACCACGGAAGGAACCCTCGGCCCTTCCTGGGAAGGACCTTATGAAATCATCGGCATCCTTCGCTCGGGAACCTACCGATTGCGAGGCTCCAACGGCAAGGCCCTCGGCCATCCTTGGAACGTAGAACacctcaagtactactacaagtga
- the LOC117615470 gene encoding phosphate transporter PHO1 homolog 10-like, producing the protein MRNGLKYFSTIVAVIIRTAYELKKGKTSWMVLALICSAVATTMNMYWDIVIDWGLLRTKSKNKYLRDRLLVSHKIIYFAAMVLNVVLRLAWMQLVLEFKLTTVHKMTISTIIAFLEVIRRGIWSFFRLENEHLNNVGEYRAFKSVPLPFSYYDEDAEKDD; encoded by the exons ATGCGCAATGGTTTAAAATACTTCTCAACAATTGTTGCAGTTATTATAAGAACTGCTTATGAACTAAAAAAGGGAAAGACATCCTGGATGGTGTTGGCTTTGATATGCTCGGCTGTTGCAACAACAATGAATATGTATTGGGACATTGTAATAGACTGGGGCCTTCTGCgaacaaaatcaaagaacaAGTATTTGAGAGATAGACTTCTAGTTTCACACAAGATCATATACTTTGCAGCCATG GTCTTGAATGTAGTATTGCGACTTGCTTGGATGCAGTTGGTGTTGGAATTTAAACTGACTACCGTTCATAAAATGACAATATCAACCATCATCGCCTTCCTAGAGGTCATTCGTCGTGGCATCTGGAGCTTCTTCag ATTAGAGAACGAACACCTAAACAATGTAGGCGAGTACCGCGCTTTCAAGTCCGTCCCTCTTCCTTTCAGTTACTACGATGAGGACGCAGAAAAAGATGACTGA